In the Helianthus annuus cultivar XRQ/B chromosome 11, HanXRQr2.0-SUNRISE, whole genome shotgun sequence genome, one interval contains:
- the LOC118484165 gene encoding uncharacterized protein LOC118484165 has product MSGGASDNVLSLTTDELKEKIAEEVGRAIEVSLPRFVERMQNTLLSTMEEKIGELREDLTNDRGKAKEKKGCSYNKFMACKPLIFNGEVDPIACQRWISDIEGVFERTHCDESDFVAYRTGQLRGQAKDWWDNLRNERGVKVIRAMTWEDFKTPFLKHHSPKAVINKIKEEFMQLRQKGETFDKITGMFMDKLKFCDDLVKTEEQKIYYYHTMLRAEYREFMTPSHYESLADIINVARERKIELKRQVERGERRALDENPSPAKKPKVAESSKKGSAKGGSPSCKTCGRTHKGECYFKNKPCVACGKIGHGVANCPDKVTVCYKCYQPGHKKSEYPELMGKKESADSRDETPKAKARSFQITAAEAKMEPDVVTNSFKTPCLH; this is encoded by the exons ATGTCGGGAGGTGCTAGTGACAATGTCCTATCCCTCACTACCGACGAGTTGAAAGAGAAGATTGCCGAGGAAGTCGGAAGGGCCATTGAAGTTAGCCTACCAAGATTTGTGGAAAGGATGCAAAACACCTTACTTTCGACTATGGAGGAAAAGATTGGTGAATTAAGAGAAGACCTTACCAATGATAGAGgcaaggctaaagaaaagaaaggttGTTCTTACAACAAGTTTATGGCGTGTAAACCCCTGATCTTCAATGGAGAGGTAGATCCAATTGCTTGTCAAAGGTGGATAAGTGATATTGAGGGTGTTTTCGAACGAACGCATTGTGACGAAAGTGATTTCGTGGCTTATAGAACTGGCCAACTTAGAGgccaagccaaggattggtgggacaacCTCAGAAACGAAAGGGGTGTTAAAGTAATAAGGGCAATGACTTGGGAAGATTTCAAAACACCATTCCTCAAACATCATAGCCCCAAGGCAGTGATAAATAAGATAAAGGAGGAATTCATGCAGTTAAGGCAAAAGGGTGAAACCTTTGATAAAATTACGGGAATGTTCATGGATAAGCTCAAGTTTTGTGATGACTTGGTCAAAACTGAAGAACAGAAAATCTATTACTATCACACCATGCTTAGGgctgaatatagggagttcatgactccctcaCATTATGAAAGCCTCGCTGACATAATCAATGTGGCACGGGAACGCAAGATTGAACTAAAAAGGCAAGTTGAAAGAGGTGAGAGAAGGGCCTTGGATGAAAACCCGAGTCCCGCAAAGAAGCCAAAGGTAGCTGAATCTTCGAAGAAAGGAAGTGCAAAAGGAGGTTCTCCGAGTTGCAAAACATGTGGACGCACTCATAAGGGTGAATGCTACTTCAAGAACAAACCTTGCGTGGCATGTGGCAAGATAGGGCATGGGGTTGCAAATTGCCCAGACAAAGTAACGGTGTGCTATAAATGTTACCAACCGGGTCATAAAAAGTCAGAATATCCGGAATTGATGGGAAAGAAAGAGAGTGCCGACTCTAGGGATGAAACCCCAAAAGCTAAGGCAAGGTCGTTCCAAATCACTGCTGCTGAAGCAAAAATGGAACCCGACGTGGTTacaa ATTCATTCAAAACTCCTTGTTTACATTAA